A genome region from Apus apus isolate bApuApu2 chromosome 2, bApuApu2.pri.cur, whole genome shotgun sequence includes the following:
- the PTER gene encoding phosphotriesterase-related protein isoform X1, which yields MPSLGGKAQTVLGPVDPDCLGYTLTHEHLTMNYSSSFCPPSPGEEPLSEGPIEMKNLFWIKQNPYSHKENLLLYQETDAVKEELLHFKATGGGTIVENTTTGIGRDMNSLKKLAEETGVHIIAGAGFYVDSTHSSQTQTMTVEQLTGIIVDEILNGADGTNIKCGVVGEIGCSWPLTPSEHRVLQATAQAQAQLGCPVIIHPGRNSDSPFQIIRILQEAGADTSKTVMSHLDRTIFDPKKLLEFAKLGCYLEYDLFGTEFLHYQFHPDIDMPSDNERIARIRMLIDEGYEDRILMAHDVHTKNRLMKYGGHGYSHILKNIVPKMLIRGIAQDKIDKILVANPKRWLTFKQEY from the exons atGCCTTCCCTGGGAGGGAAGGCACAGACTGTCTTGGGCCCTGTGGATCCGGACTGCCTTGGCTATACATTGACTCATGAACACTTGACTATGAACTACAGCAGTAGTTTTTGTCCACCTTCTCCAGGCGAAGAGCCTCTGTCTGAGGGACCCATTGAGATGAAGAACTTGTTTTGGATTAAGCAAAATCCCTACAGCCATAAAGAAAATCTTCTTTTGTATCAGGAAACAGATGCTGTAAAGGAGGAACtgttgcattttaaagcaaCAGGTGGTGGGACGATTGTGGAAAACACAACCACAGGAATTGGTCGGGATATGAATTCTTTGAAGAAACTTGCAGAAGAAACTGGAGTTCATATTATTGCTGGGGCTGGGTTCTATGTGGATTCCACTCATTCTTCTCAAACACAAACCATGACAGTGGAACAG CTTACAGGCATTATTGTTGATGAGATACTCAATGGAGCGGATGGGACTAACATCAAGTGTGGTGTGGTGGGAGAAATAGGTTGCTCCTGGCCTTTGACTCCAAGTGAACACAGAGTGCTTCAGGCAACGGCACAGGCTCAGGCACAGCTTGGGTGCCCAGTTATCATTCATCCTGGCAGGAACAGTGATTCACCCTTCCAGATTATCCGCATTCTGCAGGAAGCTGGGGCTGATACTTCAAAGACAGTCATGTCTCACCTTGACAG GACAATATTTGATCCAAAGAAGCTTCTGGAATTTGCTAAACTGGGATGCTATCTAGAGTATGACCTATTTGGGACAGAGTTTCTTCACTATCAGTTCCATCCTGATATTGACATGCCGAGCGACAATGAAAGAATTGCAAG GATTCGTATGCTGATCGATGAAGGCTATGAAGACAGAATTCTGATGGCTCATGATGTGCACACTAAGAATAGGTTGATGAAATATGGAGGTCACGGGTATTCACATATCCTTAAAAATATAGTTCCTAAAATGCTAATTAGAGGCATAGCCCAAGATAAAATTGATAAAATACTCGTAGCGAATCCAAAGCGATGGTTGACTTTTAAGCAGGAATACTAA
- the PTER gene encoding phosphotriesterase-related protein isoform X2: MPSLGGKAQTVLGPVDPDCLGYTLTHEHLTMNYSSSFCPPSPGEEPLSEGPIEMKNLFWIKQNPYSHKENLLLYQETDAVKEELLHFKATGGGTIVENTTTGIGRDMNSLKKLAEETGVHIIAGAGFYVDSTHSSQTQTMTVEQLTGIIVDEILNGADGTNIKCGVVGEIGCSWPLTPSEHRVLQATAQAQAQLGCPVIIHPGRNSDSPFQIIRILQEAGADTSKTVMSHLDRIRMLIDEGYEDRILMAHDVHTKNRLMKYGGHGYSHILKNIVPKMLIRGIAQDKIDKILVANPKRWLTFKQEY; encoded by the exons atGCCTTCCCTGGGAGGGAAGGCACAGACTGTCTTGGGCCCTGTGGATCCGGACTGCCTTGGCTATACATTGACTCATGAACACTTGACTATGAACTACAGCAGTAGTTTTTGTCCACCTTCTCCAGGCGAAGAGCCTCTGTCTGAGGGACCCATTGAGATGAAGAACTTGTTTTGGATTAAGCAAAATCCCTACAGCCATAAAGAAAATCTTCTTTTGTATCAGGAAACAGATGCTGTAAAGGAGGAACtgttgcattttaaagcaaCAGGTGGTGGGACGATTGTGGAAAACACAACCACAGGAATTGGTCGGGATATGAATTCTTTGAAGAAACTTGCAGAAGAAACTGGAGTTCATATTATTGCTGGGGCTGGGTTCTATGTGGATTCCACTCATTCTTCTCAAACACAAACCATGACAGTGGAACAG CTTACAGGCATTATTGTTGATGAGATACTCAATGGAGCGGATGGGACTAACATCAAGTGTGGTGTGGTGGGAGAAATAGGTTGCTCCTGGCCTTTGACTCCAAGTGAACACAGAGTGCTTCAGGCAACGGCACAGGCTCAGGCACAGCTTGGGTGCCCAGTTATCATTCATCCTGGCAGGAACAGTGATTCACCCTTCCAGATTATCCGCATTCTGCAGGAAGCTGGGGCTGATACTTCAAAGACAGTCATGTCTCACCTTGACAG GATTCGTATGCTGATCGATGAAGGCTATGAAGACAGAATTCTGATGGCTCATGATGTGCACACTAAGAATAGGTTGATGAAATATGGAGGTCACGGGTATTCACATATCCTTAAAAATATAGTTCCTAAAATGCTAATTAGAGGCATAGCCCAAGATAAAATTGATAAAATACTCGTAGCGAATCCAAAGCGATGGTTGACTTTTAAGCAGGAATACTAA